A window of the Sporosarcina sp. FSL K6-2383 genome harbors these coding sequences:
- the ribE gene encoding riboflavin synthase, with product MFTGIIEEIGTVSAVRPATNSLQLSIRCSKVLSDVKKGDSIAVNGVCLTVSHFSSNQFTADVMPETVKATTLQALRAGSPVNLERAMAADGRFGGHLVSGHVDGTGEIILIRQKENAVYVEISVEANLLKYFIPKGSVTVDGTSLTVFGVTDKGFIISLIPVTQDDSIISRKRNGDRVNVECDMLAKYIERLMTTNKENSAGGLTMDTLITSGFLG from the coding sequence TCAGCGGTAAGGCCAGCGACGAATTCATTGCAACTATCGATCCGTTGTAGCAAAGTGCTAAGCGATGTTAAAAAAGGAGATAGTATTGCGGTGAACGGTGTTTGTTTGACGGTCTCACACTTCTCAAGCAACCAATTTACAGCGGATGTCATGCCGGAAACAGTTAAGGCGACAACACTCCAAGCGTTGCGTGCGGGAAGTCCCGTCAATCTAGAAAGAGCGATGGCGGCGGATGGTCGTTTCGGTGGTCATCTCGTCAGTGGACATGTTGATGGCACAGGCGAAATTATTTTGATTAGACAGAAAGAAAATGCTGTGTATGTAGAAATCAGTGTAGAGGCTAACCTGTTAAAGTATTTTATCCCAAAAGGTTCTGTAACAGTGGATGGAACTTCACTGACTGTCTTTGGTGTGACCGATAAAGGATTTATCATCTCACTCATTCCGGTCACGCAAGATGATTCAATCATAAGCAGAAAACGAAACGGGGATCGAGTGAACGTTGAATGTGACATGCTCGCAAAATATATTGAACGGCTAATGACTACAAACAAAGAGAATTCAGCAGGTGGTTTAACAATGGATACACTCATCACCAGTGGATTCCTCGGTTAA
- the ribE gene encoding 6,7-dimethyl-8-ribityllumazine synthase codes for MGTIYEGHLVGTGLKIGIVVARFNEFITGKLLDGAEDALRRHGVAESDTAVAWVPGAYEIPLVAKKMAASGKYDAVITLGTVIRGATPHFDFVCNEVAKGVAAINMQEGVPVIFGVLTTDTIEQAIERAGTKAGNKGWDAGTVAIEMANLLKQI; via the coding sequence ATGGGAACAATTTACGAAGGACATTTAGTTGGAACAGGATTGAAAATCGGAATCGTCGTTGCGAGATTTAATGAATTTATTACGGGAAAACTGTTAGATGGCGCGGAAGATGCATTGCGCCGTCACGGTGTTGCTGAAAGTGATACGGCGGTTGCTTGGGTGCCGGGTGCTTATGAAATTCCGCTTGTGGCAAAAAAAATGGCTGCTTCGGGGAAATACGATGCTGTCATTACGCTTGGTACGGTGATTCGTGGCGCAACACCACATTTCGATTTTGTGTGTAATGAAGTGGCAAAAGGCGTCGCCGCCATTAATATGCAAGAAGGAGTTCCCGTTATTTTCGGTGTCTTAACGACAGATACAATTGAGCAAGCAATTGAACGTGCTGGGACGAAAGCTGGCAATAAAGGCTGGGATGCGGGTACAGTTGCCATAGAAATGGCGAATTTATTGAAACAAATATAA
- a CDS encoding ASCH domain-containing protein has translation MTDFPEKTCSIERLVTIPEDVQKVLNGKKTATRRNGVYAYPGEIMVLDGKEFKVDALYSQTLGEMTDEHAQQEGYTNMEEYKQAILSMHAKMPWIPKMSVWVHEFSPIAK, from the coding sequence ATGACTGATTTTCCTGAAAAAACATGCTCGATTGAACGACTTGTCACAATCCCTGAAGATGTTCAAAAAGTATTGAACGGCAAAAAAACGGCTACGCGCCGTAATGGTGTTTACGCATATCCTGGAGAAATTATGGTGCTGGATGGCAAAGAGTTTAAAGTGGATGCACTTTATTCACAAACACTTGGTGAAATGACGGACGAACACGCACAGCAAGAGGGCTACACGAACATGGAGGAGTACAAACAAGCGATTTTGTCTATGCATGCAAAAATGCCATGGATTCCGAAGATGAGCGTGTGGGTACATGAATTTAGCCCGATAGCGAAGTAA
- the ribB gene encoding 3,4-dihydroxy-2-butanone-4-phosphate synthase, whose amino-acid sequence MYTTVEIAVEELKKGKAIIVVDDEDRENEGDFVALGEFATPEMINFMATEGRGLICVPIDEKKSRQLELGLMTENNSDVHGTAFTISIDHSECHTGISAFERSETVLKMLGSDAGPTDFRRPGHIFPLIAKEGGVLKRAGHTEAAIDLARLAGAEPVGVICEIMNVDGTMARGPQLKEIAERLNLVILTIQELIAYCRENEKRIKHVADIEF is encoded by the coding sequence ATGTATACTACTGTTGAAATAGCAGTCGAAGAACTGAAAAAAGGGAAAGCAATTATCGTCGTTGATGACGAGGACAGGGAAAATGAAGGGGACTTTGTTGCCCTCGGAGAATTTGCTACACCTGAAATGATTAACTTTATGGCAACGGAAGGCCGTGGACTTATCTGCGTGCCGATAGATGAGAAGAAATCACGACAGCTCGAACTTGGGCTCATGACAGAAAATAATAGTGATGTGCACGGAACTGCATTTACCATCAGCATTGATCACTCGGAATGTCACACCGGAATCTCCGCGTTTGAACGTTCAGAGACTGTATTGAAAATGCTTGGAAGTGATGCTGGCCCAACAGATTTTAGAAGACCGGGACATATTTTTCCATTGATTGCAAAAGAGGGTGGAGTCCTGAAACGGGCAGGCCATACAGAGGCTGCTATTGACTTGGCTAGGCTGGCTGGAGCAGAACCAGTCGGTGTTATTTGTGAAATTATGAATGTCGATGGAACGATGGCAAGAGGTCCGCAGTTGAAAGAGATAGCGGAACGATTGAATCTTGTTATTTTGACGATACAGGAACTGATTGCCTATTGCAGAGAAAATGAAAAACGTATCAAGCATGTCGCTGATATTGAATTTTAA